The Paenibacillus sp. FSL R7-0204 genome includes a region encoding these proteins:
- a CDS encoding HNH endonuclease: MATLKQPADPKLKQILDDAGVKGIKYKNSVPDFSPVAKAQVEVDHMLGGLGDMGKKARRINFAQADLKLVDQLNASPELARQFGMKAGSIKRADVAKYRNRNGLTWHELNDVKTLQLVPTEINDTFGHLGGVGEINAGAFEFGGFAHK, translated from the coding sequence TTGGCTACTCTCAAGCAACCCGCAGATCCAAAATTAAAACAAATACTAGATGATGCTGGAGTTAAGGGAATCAAATACAAGAACTCAGTTCCTGACTTCTCTCCTGTTGCTAAAGCTCAGGTGGAAGTCGATCATATGCTAGGGGGATTAGGGGATATGGGGAAAAAAGCTCGACGAATTAATTTTGCCCAAGCAGATTTGAAATTAGTTGATCAGCTTAATGCCTCCCCTGAATTGGCACGTCAGTTTGGAATGAAAGCGGGATCAATTAAAAGAGCAGATGTAGCAAAATATCGAAATAGAAACGGTTTAACTTGGCATGAGCTAAATGATGTAAAAACTCTACAGCTCGTTCCTACTGAGATCAATGATACATTTGGACACCTAGGTGGAGTAGGAGAAATAAATGCAGGAGCGTTTGAGTTTGGTGGATTTGCTCATAAATAA
- a CDS encoding ATP-binding protein, with protein MERIEASGLGAGAAPASAHEAAASEAISRAAAPREESGEPAPPYNSNQEHLAEELQLLELRLKLRYLEGPQPHAELELVDEEIRSLLDVQPEDERYINLLTAEIAHLERKIAARLRTNFHPSAGQSPSPALRLTCTEMASALSLPGLEVTSPAPRLMLPEVASVLNLSGLEVSILVACLAPELDGKYGRIYAYLQNDMSDKRPSVGWVLEVFAGAEEERQAARLLFDANAPLMKLLLERRGEYGDSRIPLIARPLKLEDWAVNLLLGYEVLDERLTKAANLSTVPLPQQSRFPAELEQKLLRFVKHYSSSGAGSSGSSGSVLYVSGPDEAVKLGGICKVCGTLGLSVLVADLEKLLCPEADFSEMLRLLGRHALLMKTALCFTGFDSLVTEDDRYSLQIRLLTEMLADYAPLAFILGEAQWGISLTGIALNFMQIDLPFPDAAARKAAWTAFGQEYKLSPQMELDEVSGSFRFTASQIRAALNGGENIAVWNGSRENGISTKDLYQACYFQSSRRIQALASKVQAMYTWDMLVLPEEQLNQLQEICRQVKYRALVYGEWGFAGRLSLGRGLNILFSGPPGSGKTMAAEVIATELSLEIYKIDVSQIVSKYIGETEKNLSRIFDEAETSNAILFFDEADALFGKRSEVKDAHDRYANVEISYLLQKMEEYTGIVILATNLNQNLDDAFARRLHFKLEFPFPEQQQRGRIWQGMFPVGAPLDAGLDYDFMAEKFILAGGNIKNIALNAAFYAAHEGCSIGMKQIMLAAKREYLKLGRTFLQSDYAPYHTLIEVK; from the coding sequence GTGGAACGAATCGAAGCATCCGGGCTTGGCGCAGGCGCTGCTCCTGCTTCCGCTCATGAAGCAGCAGCTTCTGAAGCAATTTCCAGAGCAGCAGCTCCCCGAGAGGAGAGCGGCGAACCCGCTCCGCCCTACAACTCCAATCAAGAGCATCTCGCAGAAGAGCTGCAACTGCTGGAGCTCCGACTCAAGCTCAGGTACCTTGAAGGACCGCAGCCGCACGCAGAGCTGGAGCTTGTGGACGAGGAGATCCGCAGTTTGCTGGATGTCCAGCCGGAAGATGAGCGTTACATCAATCTCTTAACAGCGGAAATAGCTCATCTGGAACGGAAGATCGCTGCCAGACTGAGGACTAATTTCCACCCATCAGCAGGTCAGTCACCCAGTCCAGCTCTCCGCCTTACGTGCACAGAAATGGCTTCTGCACTTAGCCTGCCGGGGCTGGAGGTAACCAGTCCCGCACCCAGACTCATGCTCCCGGAGGTGGCTTCTGTACTTAACCTGTCAGGGCTGGAGGTAAGCATCCTGGTGGCTTGTCTGGCGCCTGAGCTGGACGGCAAGTACGGGCGAATCTATGCCTACCTGCAGAATGATATGTCGGACAAGCGCCCTTCGGTGGGTTGGGTCCTGGAGGTATTCGCCGGGGCAGAGGAGGAGCGGCAGGCGGCCCGTCTGCTGTTCGATGCGAATGCGCCGCTGATGAAGCTGTTGCTGGAGCGAAGAGGGGAGTACGGCGACAGCCGCATTCCGCTAATCGCCCGGCCGCTGAAGCTGGAGGATTGGGCGGTGAATCTGCTGCTCGGCTATGAGGTGCTAGATGAGCGCCTGACGAAGGCAGCGAATCTTAGCACGGTGCCCCTTCCGCAGCAGTCCCGTTTCCCTGCTGAGCTGGAGCAGAAGCTGCTGCGGTTCGTGAAGCATTACAGCAGCAGCGGGGCCGGCAGCTCCGGTAGCTCTGGCAGTGTGCTATACGTTAGCGGGCCGGATGAGGCCGTGAAGCTGGGCGGTATCTGCAAGGTCTGCGGCACCCTGGGACTCTCTGTCCTGGTTGCCGATCTGGAGAAGCTGCTGTGCCCTGAGGCTGATTTCAGCGAAATGCTGAGGCTGCTTGGACGGCATGCGCTGCTGATGAAGACGGCCCTCTGCTTCACCGGCTTCGACAGCCTGGTGACAGAGGATGACCGCTACAGCCTGCAGATCCGGCTCCTCACGGAGATGCTGGCAGACTATGCACCGCTGGCGTTCATCCTTGGAGAAGCGCAGTGGGGAATCAGCTTAACCGGAATTGCGCTGAACTTCATGCAGATCGACTTGCCCTTTCCGGATGCGGCGGCCCGCAAGGCTGCATGGACTGCCTTCGGTCAGGAGTATAAGCTGTCTCCGCAGATGGAACTGGATGAAGTCAGCGGCAGCTTCCGCTTCACGGCAAGCCAGATCCGGGCCGCGCTGAACGGCGGTGAGAACATCGCCGTCTGGAACGGCTCCAGGGAGAACGGGATCAGCACGAAGGACCTCTACCAAGCCTGTTACTTCCAGTCCAGCCGCAGAATCCAGGCACTGGCCTCGAAGGTCCAAGCCATGTATACCTGGGACATGCTGGTGCTTCCCGAAGAGCAGCTGAATCAGCTGCAGGAAATCTGCCGTCAGGTGAAATACCGCGCACTCGTCTATGGAGAGTGGGGCTTTGCAGGACGGCTGTCGCTCGGCAGAGGGCTGAACATCCTGTTCTCGGGGCCGCCAGGCTCCGGGAAGACGATGGCTGCTGAGGTGATTGCAACTGAGCTGAGTCTGGAAATCTACAAGATCGATGTCTCGCAGATTGTGAGCAAGTATATCGGGGAGACCGAGAAGAATCTGTCGCGGATCTTTGATGAGGCGGAGACCTCGAACGCCATTCTCTTCTTCGACGAAGCGGATGCCTTGTTCGGCAAGCGTTCTGAGGTCAAGGATGCGCATGACCGGTACGCGAATGTGGAGATCAGCTACCTGCTGCAGAAGATGGAGGAGTACACGGGAATTGTGATTCTGGCGACCAACCTGAATCAGAATCTGGACGATGCTTTTGCCCGCAGGCTGCATTTCAAGCTGGAATTCCCGTTCCCGGAGCAGCAGCAACGCGGCCGGATCTGGCAGGGGATGTTCCCGGTGGGAGCGCCGCTTGATGCCGGCCTGGATTACGATTTCATGGCGGAGAAGTTTATTCTTGCCGGTGGCAACATCAAGAACATTGCCTTGAATGCGGCCTTTTATGCGGCGCATGAGGGCTGTTCCATCGGGATGAAGCAGATCATGCTGGCGGCCAAGCGGGAGTATCTGAAGCTGGGCAGAACCTTTTTGCAATCGGATTATGCGCCCTATCACACACTGATCGAGGTGAAATAA
- a CDS encoding SMI1/KNR4 family protein, with the protein MKEINKTFNRMEEHLNAIGLPSRDIVDPMVRVSNIENKYNISFPELYKLFVLKYGNSIFNESVTYNSIELSPCADKNGLSTFDSFFGFDGGVDDLENKINQYYERIPSSLMPIADDGNGNLICIGVKGNYNEKIYFWHH; encoded by the coding sequence ATGAAAGAGATAAACAAAACCTTTAATCGTATGGAAGAACATTTAAATGCTATAGGGTTACCAAGTAGAGATATAGTTGATCCCATGGTTCGTGTTTCTAATATTGAAAATAAATACAATATTTCATTTCCTGAATTGTATAAGCTTTTTGTACTTAAATACGGAAATTCTATATTCAATGAAAGTGTTACCTATAATTCAATAGAATTATCTCCTTGTGCAGATAAGAATGGCCTTAGTACTTTTGATTCTTTTTTTGGTTTTGATGGTGGCGTGGATGACCTGGAAAATAAAATTAATCAGTATTACGAAAGAATTCCCAGCTCGTTAATGCCTATTGCGGACGATGGGAATGGAAATCTTATATGCATTGGTGTAAAGGGTAATTACAATGAGAAAATTTATTTTTGGCATCACTAA
- a CDS encoding DUF4255 domain-containing protein, with protein MAVDTGTVIRDVSTSLKALLKAHVPELNDDSFISFGSPSDIDSSTMKLSMCLYYLSHSPSMRNSEKEETGGKNEFMYPPAYLDLYYLLTPYAKDRETEQLILGRIFQLFHEHPVLSGNDLRGNLAECGNEKIRISYNNLTIQDIKQLWEVFPGKPAKVSLSYLVSPVRLPADKTIQIPRVEVKELGVHPL; from the coding sequence ATGGCCGTGGATACAGGTACGGTAATAAGAGATGTCAGCACCAGCCTGAAGGCGCTACTGAAGGCGCATGTGCCTGAGCTGAACGATGACAGCTTCATCAGCTTCGGCTCTCCGAGTGATATTGACAGCTCAACGATGAAGCTCTCAATGTGTTTGTATTATCTGAGCCATAGCCCAAGTATGCGCAACAGTGAGAAGGAAGAGACCGGCGGCAAGAATGAGTTCATGTATCCGCCGGCTTATCTGGATTTGTACTATCTGCTCACACCTTATGCCAAGGACAGGGAGACTGAGCAGCTGATCCTGGGCCGGATCTTTCAGCTGTTCCATGAGCATCCGGTGCTTAGCGGCAACGATCTGCGGGGCAACCTGGCCGAATGCGGCAATGAGAAGATCCGGATCTCCTATAACAACCTGACGATTCAGGATATCAAGCAGCTGTGGGAGGTGTTCCCCGGAAAGCCGGCTAAGGTGAGCCTGTCCTATCTGGTGTCGCCGGTGCGGCTGCCTGCGGATAAGACGATCCAGATCCCGCGGGTTGAGGTGAAAGAGCTGGGCGTTCATCCTCTGTAG
- a CDS encoding DUF6985 domain-containing protein: MIINDEVFGELNYEFGWTKDTTINFFGKEYEISIMIDGEEDEEIDEEQHESYTSLLQHWGELQHSFIDAILKYYIQKRHELGYNVEFNGSYPLITTTDQLLNHISLSGITIPFPDINEGRDIGITFDCTWDNENGLGLRLVNEQVLKVGYQDVAI; encoded by the coding sequence ATGATTATAAACGATGAGGTTTTTGGAGAACTAAACTATGAATTTGGTTGGACAAAGGATACCACTATTAATTTTTTTGGAAAGGAATATGAGATATCAATAATGATTGATGGTGAAGAAGATGAAGAAATTGATGAAGAGCAACATGAATCATATACTTCATTGCTGCAACATTGGGGGGAGTTGCAGCATAGTTTCATAGATGCAATTTTGAAATATTATATTCAGAAGAGACATGAGCTTGGTTATAATGTGGAATTTAATGGAAGTTATCCGTTAATTACAACGACAGATCAATTATTAAACCATATATCATTGTCAGGAATAACTATTCCGTTTCCAGATATTAATGAAGGCAGAGATATAGGGATTACGTTTGACTGCACTTGGGATAACGAGAATGGTTTAGGTCTTCGTCTAGTTAATGAACAAGTTTTAAAAGTCGGTTATCAGGATGTGGCAATTTAA
- a CDS encoding antitoxin YezG family protein — MEMQLDKLYSDIAERILDMLPEDKWEEINLHAEILDDSSNVYFYFNTQADKEFQYSHDIPNIYGVSDEIYDELLTELNGKFEELRGIFIHNGQEKWTNVTVVLKYPSKFKINFGYEDILASKISPTQRQMIFEYQYLGIFPNGEENKKIIENFVKSQAE, encoded by the coding sequence ATGGAAATGCAATTGGATAAATTATACTCAGATATCGCAGAGCGCATATTAGATATGCTGCCTGAAGATAAGTGGGAAGAGATTAATTTGCACGCAGAGATACTTGATGACTCTAGTAATGTATACTTTTATTTCAATACTCAAGCGGATAAGGAATTTCAATACTCTCATGATATTCCAAATATATATGGTGTGAGCGATGAAATATATGATGAATTGTTAACTGAATTAAATGGGAAATTTGAAGAATTAAGAGGAATCTTTATTCATAATGGGCAGGAGAAATGGACTAATGTAACAGTGGTTCTGAAGTATCCTAGTAAATTTAAAATCAATTTTGGATACGAAGATATTTTAGCCTCTAAAATATCTCCAACACAACGACAGATGATTTTTGAATATCAGTATCTAGGTATATTTCCTAATGGGGAAGAGAATAAAAAAATAATAGAGAATTTTGTGAAAAGTCAAGCAGAATAA
- a CDS encoding DNA/RNA non-specific endonuclease, whose amino-acid sequence MQTQATVSKEKDKASGGHKPYSNPQVFIRPAAAKQPDPVEIIRRVRQNPASLSREDKLALQRTLGNRAVVQLLSSLKEDGKKKEQADHGTQAAGPSKSVAAEAQMEEHTDSPEPVQAEAEQASAPAESKMQSKEEPEGQAASAAASVTQTKPASGGSSSGPVAVKKTPAPARAKGRAEAAAEGQAEAAEREDDARSAEEAVEEPSAEPLNPGKAEESAAAQGEDAPEPAKKSAASKGADEPKKASKEPSLGAALGALAGDGKEKPAKGKTVKISGEDPGQILDQLTQVQPTELGDAYAQAVNVSSGAFTKQTQKTKQGLPAVPVPIGLKGKPLQARKKPAALKHTVKEGFKSERTGGAVPAGKLDKMNISSSGFGSNPEAMLSEIRSAAAQPPGISMTGEADPSQMEGFHQEASQQVSAAKQAEMGQIKQPFGENEIYPEPDGTVVKAAAGLKGGQAPGAKKLPALALPADMTAGLNHSLAPEMKKQLGTKQAEYKKEQAKFDSKVLSSKADSQAQIRQAETEAKNKQISQQTGAKAEVTQLQGEWKKELDAAETDYTKQAGSAAQQKKQEINSVRTDKEREAQKKQSEAEREATQAYSKAKKEADGKHEEEKAKEEKKGGFLGWVKGKLEAVVELVKKAVNFIFEGLRKAVKFIFDKAKQAVLGIIELGRKLITTLIKGLGVLLKKLVSVVFAKFPGIAAKICSKIDGVVNKAIKAVNQLAQKLKTKVTQVMDFLAAKVDQALAAVQNFYSKLISTLGNLLIATFLDVLVRIGALGKAAKRSFSHLEGKMWEYLLGVDISKPMGAGAAEGGAAEQAEGAGPAADEKLTAEDIEMESVEQGEMDPALVQEANLKDGETKEMSGSRDPATMDSIMAEFDTGAANQSLGGKIADGAKLRAGNAKMLFDQIKSFVIKWMKSNGLKLLAAVIGILAGIVVAEIVTGGAITAALPMIINIITVYLQADAIKSVAQTIVQASGYIGTYLSQGWQKMIEPAAIALATALAMGLVELAMELGFKAIGAGVKKAGQAAKKGIDAAAKGAKNLAGAGAKGIKSLLKSGAKLASRSGSMIIRNGKVVIKSLQKGLMKGAKNLRGLLDRILQKFKFKKFKLVRKGKHIRLYGEVNPWVLLADGTIQEVDSLDGRKAGISTQAGLDKIKSLPESQRIAIYNAAALRKDGKIDFSRIDKNLRKSIKYVDRFDKVSKKKVLKPNVKYSSRAGYKYETDILGRIDNVEADLQLGKVKRNPYAQSNVGGDERIRGEYPERDDGGHLIGSQFKGSGGIDNLVPMNSQINEAGGSWHELEKEWAEALNKGGKVKLKIKPQYSSDSVRPTSFKIEYSINGGKTQRPIIKNQIGG is encoded by the coding sequence TTGCAGACCCAAGCAACCGTAAGTAAGGAGAAAGATAAAGCATCCGGCGGGCATAAACCATACAGCAATCCGCAGGTATTCATTCGTCCGGCAGCCGCGAAACAACCGGACCCGGTAGAGATTATCCGGCGTGTCCGCCAGAATCCGGCTTCCTTAAGCCGTGAAGACAAGCTGGCGCTCCAGCGCACACTCGGCAACCGGGCCGTGGTTCAATTGTTGTCGAGTCTGAAGGAGGATGGGAAGAAGAAAGAGCAGGCAGATCATGGAACCCAGGCGGCTGGACCAAGTAAGAGCGTGGCCGCAGAAGCCCAGATGGAAGAGCATACGGATTCACCGGAACCGGTGCAAGCAGAAGCAGAGCAAGCCAGCGCTCCGGCTGAATCCAAGATGCAGAGCAAGGAGGAGCCCGAGGGCCAGGCAGCAAGCGCTGCTGCGTCTGTCACACAAACTAAGCCTGCTAGTGGGGGCAGTTCTTCAGGTCCCGTAGCCGTCAAAAAGACACCAGCGCCTGCCCGGGCAAAGGGGAGGGCTGAGGCCGCTGCAGAGGGGCAAGCTGAAGCGGCAGAACGAGAGGACGACGCTCGGTCTGCAGAAGAAGCCGTCGAAGAGCCGTCTGCGGAGCCGTTGAATCCCGGGAAGGCGGAGGAGTCCGCAGCAGCTCAGGGAGAGGATGCGCCGGAGCCAGCCAAGAAGTCCGCCGCCTCCAAAGGAGCAGATGAACCGAAGAAAGCGTCCAAGGAGCCATCGCTTGGAGCAGCACTCGGTGCGTTAGCGGGAGATGGGAAGGAGAAGCCGGCGAAGGGCAAGACGGTGAAGATCAGCGGTGAAGATCCGGGGCAGATTCTGGATCAGCTGACACAGGTTCAGCCCACAGAGCTGGGGGATGCCTATGCCCAGGCGGTGAATGTATCCTCCGGTGCCTTCACGAAGCAGACGCAGAAGACCAAGCAAGGGCTGCCTGCTGTTCCGGTACCGATCGGCTTGAAAGGGAAGCCCTTGCAGGCCCGGAAGAAACCGGCAGCGCTGAAGCACACTGTGAAGGAAGGCTTCAAAAGCGAGCGTACCGGCGGGGCTGTTCCTGCGGGGAAGCTGGATAAAATGAACATTAGTTCTTCCGGTTTCGGGAGCAATCCAGAGGCGATGCTCAGCGAAATCCGATCCGCAGCCGCCCAGCCGCCGGGAATCAGCATGACCGGGGAGGCAGATCCCTCCCAGATGGAGGGCTTTCATCAGGAGGCCTCCCAGCAGGTGAGCGCAGCCAAGCAGGCGGAGATGGGCCAGATTAAGCAGCCGTTCGGGGAGAATGAGATCTATCCTGAGCCGGATGGCACCGTGGTGAAGGCTGCTGCAGGGCTGAAAGGCGGGCAGGCACCCGGGGCCAAAAAACTGCCTGCGCTGGCACTGCCTGCAGATATGACTGCCGGACTGAACCATAGTCTGGCTCCAGAGATGAAGAAGCAGCTTGGTACCAAGCAGGCGGAATATAAGAAGGAACAAGCCAAATTCGACAGTAAAGTGCTGAGCTCCAAAGCTGACAGCCAGGCGCAAATCCGGCAGGCCGAGACCGAGGCGAAGAACAAGCAGATCAGCCAGCAGACTGGAGCCAAAGCAGAAGTCACCCAATTGCAGGGCGAGTGGAAAAAGGAGCTGGATGCTGCCGAGACGGACTATACCAAACAGGCCGGGTCAGCCGCCCAGCAGAAGAAGCAGGAGATCAACAGCGTCCGCACTGACAAAGAGCGGGAAGCTCAGAAGAAGCAGTCTGAAGCGGAGCGGGAAGCGACGCAGGCCTACAGTAAAGCTAAGAAAGAAGCAGATGGCAAGCATGAAGAGGAGAAGGCTAAGGAAGAGAAGAAGGGCGGCTTTCTCGGTTGGGTGAAGGGCAAGCTGGAAGCTGTCGTCGAACTCGTTAAGAAAGCAGTTAACTTCATTTTTGAGGGTCTCCGCAAAGCAGTTAAGTTCATTTTTGACAAAGCAAAGCAGGCTGTACTGGGCATCATTGAACTGGGCCGCAAGCTGATTACAACCCTGATCAAGGGACTGGGTGTGTTGCTTAAAAAGCTGGTGTCCGTTGTATTTGCCAAGTTCCCCGGCATTGCGGCCAAGATATGCAGCAAGATTGACGGAGTTGTCAATAAGGCCATTAAAGCGGTCAACCAGCTGGCCCAGAAGCTCAAGACCAAGGTCACTCAGGTGATGGACTTCCTGGCTGCTAAGGTGGATCAGGCGCTGGCAGCAGTGCAGAACTTCTATTCCAAGCTGATCTCAACGCTCGGCAATCTGCTGATTGCAACTTTCCTGGATGTGCTCGTCCGTATAGGAGCGCTCGGGAAGGCAGCGAAGCGTTCATTCAGCCATCTGGAAGGGAAGATGTGGGAGTATCTGCTCGGAGTAGATATCTCCAAGCCAATGGGGGCTGGAGCAGCAGAAGGCGGAGCTGCAGAACAGGCAGAGGGCGCGGGTCCGGCAGCGGATGAGAAGCTGACCGCTGAAGATATCGAGATGGAATCGGTGGAGCAGGGCGAGATGGACCCTGCACTGGTGCAGGAGGCAAACCTGAAAGACGGAGAAACCAAAGAGATGTCCGGCAGCCGCGACCCGGCTACAATGGACAGCATAATGGCGGAATTCGACACCGGAGCAGCCAATCAGAGCCTTGGCGGCAAAATTGCAGACGGTGCGAAGCTGCGCGCAGGCAATGCGAAAATGTTGTTTGACCAAATTAAATCATTTGTAATAAAATGGATGAAGAGTAATGGATTGAAGCTACTGGCTGCAGTCATCGGGATATTGGCTGGGATCGTGGTCGCAGAGATTGTAACAGGCGGAGCGATTACGGCTGCACTTCCGATGATTATTAACATCATCACCGTATACCTGCAGGCAGATGCGATTAAGTCCGTGGCACAGACCATTGTCCAGGCCTCCGGCTATATTGGCACCTACCTGAGCCAGGGCTGGCAGAAGATGATTGAGCCTGCGGCCATCGCGCTCGCAACCGCACTGGCCATGGGACTCGTTGAGCTCGCTATGGAGCTGGGCTTCAAGGCCATAGGAGCAGGAGTCAAGAAAGCCGGACAAGCAGCGAAAAAGGGTATTGATGCAGCCGCGAAGGGTGCCAAGAACTTAGCGGGCGCAGGAGCCAAAGGCATCAAGAGCCTGCTGAAATCCGGAGCCAAGCTGGCCTCCAGGAGCGGCAGCATGATTATACGTAATGGTAAAGTCGTGATCAAGAGCCTGCAAAAAGGGCTCATGAAGGGGGCCAAAAATCTCCGGGGCCTGCTGGACCGGATTCTGCAGAAGTTCAAGTTCAAGAAGTTTAAGCTGGTGCGCAAGGGCAAGCATATTCGTCTGTACGGCGAGGTTAATCCTTGGGTGTTGCTGGCTGATGGAACGATTCAAGAAGTAGATAGTCTGGATGGAAGAAAAGCTGGCATTAGTACTCAGGCTGGGTTGGATAAGATTAAGAGTTTGCCCGAATCCCAAAGAATTGCTATCTATAACGCGGCTGCGTTGAGAAAAGACGGAAAGATTGATTTTAGCAGGATTGATAAAAATCTTAGAAAATCAATTAAGTATGTTGATCGATTCGATAAAGTCAGTAAGAAAAAAGTTTTAAAACCAAATGTAAAGTACTCATCACGAGCAGGATATAAGTACGAAACAGATATATTAGGTCGAATCGATAATGTTGAAGCTGATTTACAACTGGGTAAGGTTAAGAGAAACCCTTATGCACAAAGTAATGTGGGCGGAGATGAAAGAATTCGAGGAGAGTATCCAGAGAGAGATGATGGAGGCCACTTAATCGGAAGTCAATTTAAAGGTTCTGGAGGAATTGATAATTTAGTTCCTATGAATTCTCAAATCAATGAAGCTGGAGGAAGTTGGCATGAACTTGAAAAAGAATGGGCAGAAGCTTTGAATAAAGGGGGGAAAGTGAAATTGAAAATTAAGCCTCAGTATTCAAGTGATTCTGTAAGACCTACTAGTTTCAAAATTGAATATTCGATAAATGGTGGGAAGACTCAAAGACCTATAATAAAAAATCAAATTGGAGGCTAA
- a CDS encoding HNH endonuclease, giving the protein MKGAKNLRGLLDRILQKFKFKKFKLVRKGKHIRLYGEVNPWVLLIDGTMQEIPKKDFEQEFKRLKQEGKQPVKLNAAEYSKLNKLDSDKRIEISKNANGDKSKIDFDSIKEPTPEKKSRNKPKERLPRTGGKWEGEPGNGKWYSDHSEVKEVIGDEPIIFKDGKPDFSRWSNYELEFELGQLNGTDALLKSQGLTPHHLSNTEIQMIPSKLHGNIPHKGSASEMRNAMD; this is encoded by the coding sequence GTGAAGGGGGCCAAAAATCTCCGGGGCCTGCTGGACCGGATTCTGCAAAAGTTCAAGTTCAAGAAGTTTAAGCTGGTGCGTAAGGGCAAGCATATTCGTCTGTACGGCGAGGTTAATCCTTGGGTGCTGTTGATTGACGGAACTATGCAGGAGATCCCAAAGAAAGACTTCGAACAGGAGTTTAAGCGATTAAAGCAAGAGGGTAAGCAACCGGTTAAGCTTAATGCTGCAGAATATAGCAAACTAAATAAATTAGATAGTGATAAGCGAATCGAAATCTCAAAGAATGCTAACGGAGATAAAAGTAAGATTGATTTTGATAGTATTAAAGAACCGACTCCCGAAAAAAAATCTAGAAATAAGCCGAAAGAAAGACTTCCTAGAACAGGTGGTAAATGGGAAGGAGAACCTGGGAACGGGAAATGGTATTCTGATCATTCAGAAGTTAAGGAAGTAATAGGAGACGAACCTATAATATTCAAAGATGGCAAACCTGATTTTTCAAGATGGTCAAATTATGAATTAGAATTTGAATTGGGACAATTAAATGGAACTGATGCACTATTAAAGTCTCAAGGATTGACGCCTCACCATTTAAGTAATACAGAAATACAAATGATTCCGTCAAAACTTCATGGAAATATACCACATAAGGGTTCGGCATCTGAAATGAGAAACGCAATGGATTAA
- a CDS encoding DUF1906 domain-containing protein: MAKGFDCAAPLTRTLAKKFKEDGHEFVCRYLVPSGWKRLTQAEAVAISAAGLQIVSVYETTASRALGGRAAGLTDGAIAAQTALAVGQPAGSRIYFAVDFDASAKQMDTVIEYITAAGEAARNYQSGVYGSVTVIEAAMAAKACTGFWQTYAWSKGRKAEGIHIYQYDNGPKGLGQPVHGVNVDLNQSSGEAGWWSTQSAAVPAPGNVNGEGKDYMMKKEDAGKIIAFLQAAYMAAGNAESGKEFHRLANELRKASGQAADPNNR, translated from the coding sequence ATGGCCAAAGGCTTTGATTGCGCAGCACCGCTAACACGTACACTGGCTAAAAAATTCAAGGAGGATGGTCACGAATTCGTATGCCGTTACCTCGTGCCCTCCGGCTGGAAAAGGTTAACCCAGGCGGAGGCGGTTGCCATCAGCGCTGCGGGGCTGCAAATTGTCTCTGTGTATGAAACGACCGCCAGCCGTGCGCTGGGAGGCCGTGCAGCGGGTCTGACAGACGGGGCGATTGCCGCACAGACGGCCCTTGCGGTTGGACAACCTGCCGGGAGCCGGATCTACTTCGCCGTTGATTTCGATGCCTCTGCAAAACAGATGGATACGGTGATAGAGTATATTACGGCAGCAGGAGAAGCCGCCCGGAATTACCAGTCGGGTGTTTACGGGAGCGTGACCGTTATTGAAGCTGCAATGGCCGCTAAGGCCTGCACCGGCTTTTGGCAGACGTATGCCTGGAGTAAAGGCCGAAAAGCGGAGGGTATCCACATTTATCAATACGACAACGGCCCCAAGGGATTGGGTCAGCCGGTTCACGGGGTGAATGTGGACCTCAATCAGTCGAGTGGAGAGGCGGGCTGGTGGAGCACACAGTCTGCTGCGGTTCCTGCACCAGGCAATGTAAACGGGGAGGGAAAAGACTATATGATGAAGAAAGAGGATGCGGGCAAGATCATTGCTTTTCTTCAAGCGGCTTATATGGCTGCAGGTAATGCAGAGTCTGGAAAAGAATTTCACCGTCTGGCGAATGAGCTGCGCAAAGCCTCGGGCCAAGCGGCAGACCCGAATAACCGTTAA